A genomic segment from Brevundimonas sp. SORGH_AS_0993 encodes:
- a CDS encoding GGDEF domain-containing protein, with product MAVKVELAVRGPEAYSLARNVIAEMEKVGVWPTPLNFELWMYYLGDPEGALGDEIRRLLKERTVISDETSEMLAAEYLPRGRLSEEIRDAGAVLDRELASIQTAIAKAHKTQADYGVTLAGASESMDSTRGAAAIKDLVGGLSHATRRVRRETAILEERLESSNKEIARLQRHLEQVRREAMTDALTNLSNRKAFDERLAELCSETETAPLALALLDIDHFKRFNDTWGHQTGDQVLRYVATVLSRLCVGDRFAARFGGEEFAVIFPGEKTGSVTAVLETIRKEVAARSLRRRSTNDDLGTVTISAGFALREPGETAASLLGRADVALYDSKRAGRNCVTGAGALTRAA from the coding sequence ATGGCGGTAAAGGTTGAGTTGGCGGTTCGGGGTCCCGAAGCCTATTCTCTCGCCCGCAATGTCATCGCCGAGATGGAGAAGGTCGGCGTCTGGCCGACGCCTCTGAACTTTGAACTCTGGATGTATTACCTCGGCGATCCCGAAGGGGCGCTGGGCGACGAAATTCGACGGCTGTTGAAGGAACGCACCGTCATCTCGGACGAAACATCCGAGATGCTGGCCGCCGAATACCTGCCGCGCGGCCGACTTTCAGAAGAAATCCGCGACGCCGGCGCCGTGCTGGACCGCGAACTGGCCAGCATCCAGACCGCCATCGCCAAGGCGCACAAGACCCAGGCCGACTATGGCGTCACCCTGGCCGGCGCGTCCGAGTCCATGGACTCCACGCGCGGCGCCGCCGCCATAAAGGATCTGGTCGGCGGACTGTCGCACGCCACCCGCCGCGTCCGGCGCGAAACCGCCATTCTCGAAGAGCGTCTGGAAAGCTCGAACAAGGAGATCGCCCGTCTGCAGCGCCACCTGGAGCAGGTACGGCGCGAGGCGATGACCGACGCCCTGACCAATCTGTCGAACCGCAAGGCGTTCGACGAGCGCCTGGCCGAGCTGTGCAGTGAGACGGAGACCGCCCCCCTGGCGCTGGCCCTGCTCGATATCGACCATTTCAAACGGTTCAACGACACCTGGGGCCATCAAACCGGCGACCAGGTCCTGCGCTATGTGGCCACCGTCCTGTCGCGTCTTTGCGTCGGCGACCGATTCGCCGCCCGCTTCGGCGGGGAGGAATTCGCCGTCATCTTCCCGGGCGAAAAGACCGGCTCGGTCACGGCCGTGCTGGAAACCATCCGCAAGGAAGTCGCCGCCCGTTCGCTGCGTCGGCGCTCCACCAACGACGACCTGGGCACAGTGACCATTTCGGCCGGCTTCGCCCTGCGCGAACCGGGCGAGACGGCGGCCTCCCTGCTGGGCCGCGCAGATGTGGCGCTGTACGATTCCAAACGCGCGGGCCGCAACTGCGTAACCGGCGCCGGCGCCCTGACCAGGGCCGCCTGA
- a CDS encoding 1-acyl-sn-glycerol-3-phosphate acyltransferase, producing MRSLAFNIAYWILSVGYGLTAAFAALAPGRGPAGWVIRRYVKRMVQAMAIFAGIRLRVVGKDRLPDGAFIVASKHQSWGDGFAAYDQFDDLAFVTGDHLEKFPLLGGVLKKLGAIVVNSCGGHEARKALALRAAEARAENRKILIYPEGHLAPIGSKYRYRTGVWHMYRDFQMPVVPLATNLGLFWPEEKYEKHPGTATLEFLDPIPVGLDKTTFMTRLEAVIEARTAELIAEATGAPVTPAVLIDTPTK from the coding sequence ATGCGCAGCCTCGCCTTCAACATCGCCTATTGGATTCTGTCGGTCGGCTACGGCCTGACCGCCGCCTTCGCCGCCCTGGCGCCCGGTCGCGGCCCGGCCGGCTGGGTCATACGTCGCTATGTGAAGCGAATGGTGCAGGCCATGGCGATCTTCGCCGGCATTCGACTGCGGGTGGTCGGAAAGGACCGCCTGCCCGACGGCGCCTTCATCGTCGCCTCCAAGCACCAGAGCTGGGGCGACGGCTTCGCCGCCTACGACCAGTTCGACGACCTGGCCTTCGTCACCGGCGACCACCTGGAGAAGTTCCCCCTGCTGGGCGGGGTGCTGAAAAAGCTGGGCGCCATCGTCGTAAACTCCTGCGGCGGACATGAGGCGCGAAAGGCCCTGGCCCTGCGCGCCGCCGAAGCTCGCGCCGAGAACCGCAAGATCCTGATCTATCCGGAGGGCCATCTAGCCCCGATCGGAAGCAAATACCGTTACCGCACAGGCGTCTGGCACATGTATCGGGACTTTCAGATGCCGGTCGTGCCCCTGGCCACCAACCTCGGCCTGTTCTGGCCCGAGGAGAAGTACGAGAAGCACCCCGGCACGGCGACGCTGGAGTTCCTGGACCCTATTCCCGTGGGTCTGGACAAGACCACCTTCATGACGCGGTTGGAAGCGGTGATCGAGGCCCGCACGGCCGAATTGATCGCCGAGGCGACGGGCGCCCCCGTCACCCCCGCGGTCCTGATCGACACACCGACCAAATAG
- a CDS encoding discoidin domain-containing protein: protein MRLAASVFAIAVAISTPAFAQATRVLDPMEDAAAWKADASTDVSSTVSSVVGHDGRAVRLTYDFNGKAGYAFAARALPFDLPDNYEISFWVRGEGPTNTLEVKFTDASAENVWWKQTARYDFPDGWTRFVIKRRQVSKAWGPSPETELRRAERVEFVVVAAEGGRGFIDIDQLSIRELPVDPAVPPQPIASDGRSPSTAPRAVDRDVKTAWTPPVTGAPVLTLDLGYEREFGGLTLRWGERGAASDYRVSASLDGRDWRPLATVTGGNGGVDWLRTPEATARWLRLEPLKPLAASDVVGSSGAGQRLGAGQATTFALDEIEVEPLAFGADATAFVEAVARENRRGLYPRGFTGEQSYWTLVGVDGGGESGLIGEDGAIELRRAGPSIEPFVVDNGRLITWADVNIEQGLKDGDLPIPSVTWRADDWTLKITAFADGPPDQAQLWGRYDLTNTSSRPRTLTLALAARPMQVNAPRQFLAIPGGVSPVETIAWDGAELRLNDAVRVQPLATPDHVALATFDAGADPQSLILPSAQRQAAEAATTTDATGLAAGALTYQVTLQPGETRTVGWVSQLSGEDLAPEPVGQAAAVLDTVETRLAAEWRAKLDRVDLIVPPAAQRIEDALKSSLAHMLMSRQGPILQPGTRSYNRSWIRDGAMMAEGLNRLGMAEHSADYLRWYAPYVFENGKVPCCVDARGADPVPENDSHGEFVFLAAETYRYTKDEALLRQVWPQVQKAVAYMDELRASTRTTAFQATDQRHLYGLLPPTISHEGYSDKAAYSYWDDFWGLLGYKDAVFIAETLGDPEAAARYAAARDQFAADIRASITASARHHGIDWIAGAADRGDFDATSTTIALSPAGEKDDLPPELLARTFDRYWENFQNRLTNRTAWKDYTPYEWRLVGAFVRLGQKDRALAVLDFLMADRRPEAWNGWAEVVGREKREPRFIGDMPHAWISSDYIRSALDLFAYERDRDHALVLAAGVPEAWLDTPQGVGVRNLRTAYGPLTYAYRRQGRDHVLTIQPGAAPPGGFVLQWPAGEGRPRTAAIDGRAAAWAGDELKIPGDARRVVLR, encoded by the coding sequence ATGCGCCTTGCCGCCTCTGTATTCGCCATCGCTGTGGCGATCTCGACGCCCGCCTTCGCCCAGGCGACGCGGGTTCTGGACCCGATGGAGGACGCCGCCGCGTGGAAGGCGGACGCCTCCACCGACGTCTCCTCGACCGTGTCCTCGGTCGTCGGGCATGACGGGCGGGCGGTGCGGCTGACCTATGACTTCAACGGCAAGGCGGGCTACGCCTTCGCGGCGCGCGCCCTGCCGTTCGACCTGCCCGACAACTACGAGATCAGCTTCTGGGTGCGCGGCGAGGGGCCGACGAACACCTTGGAGGTCAAGTTCACCGACGCCTCGGCCGAGAACGTCTGGTGGAAGCAGACGGCCCGCTATGACTTCCCTGACGGCTGGACCCGGTTCGTCATCAAGCGGCGTCAGGTGTCCAAGGCCTGGGGCCCCAGCCCCGAGACCGAACTGCGCCGCGCCGAGCGGGTCGAGTTCGTCGTGGTGGCGGCCGAAGGCGGGCGCGGCTTCATCGACATCGACCAGCTGTCGATCCGCGAACTGCCCGTCGATCCCGCCGTGCCGCCCCAGCCCATCGCCAGCGACGGGCGGTCGCCCTCGACCGCCCCCCGCGCCGTGGATCGGGACGTCAAGACCGCCTGGACCCCGCCGGTCACGGGCGCGCCGGTCCTGACGCTGGACCTGGGGTACGAGCGGGAGTTCGGCGGCCTGACCCTGCGCTGGGGCGAACGCGGCGCGGCGAGCGACTATCGCGTCTCGGCCTCGCTGGACGGACGCGACTGGCGGCCGCTGGCGACCGTGACGGGCGGAAACGGCGGCGTCGACTGGCTGAGGACGCCAGAGGCGACGGCGCGCTGGCTGCGGCTCGAACCGTTGAAGCCGCTGGCGGCGTCGGACGTGGTCGGCTCGTCCGGCGCGGGGCAGAGGTTGGGCGCGGGCCAGGCCACGACCTTTGCGCTGGACGAGATCGAGGTCGAGCCTCTGGCGTTCGGCGCGGACGCCACGGCCTTTGTCGAGGCGGTGGCCAGGGAGAACCGGCGCGGTCTCTATCCGCGCGGCTTCACGGGCGAGCAATCCTACTGGACCTTGGTGGGGGTCGACGGGGGCGGGGAGAGCGGCCTGATCGGCGAGGACGGCGCCATCGAATTGCGTCGCGCGGGACCGAGCATCGAACCCTTCGTGGTCGACAACGGGCGGCTGATCACCTGGGCCGACGTCAATATCGAACAAGGGCTGAAGGACGGCGACCTGCCGATCCCGTCGGTGACGTGGCGCGCCGACGACTGGACGTTGAAGATCACCGCTTTTGCGGACGGCCCGCCCGATCAGGCGCAGCTTTGGGGGCGGTACGATCTGACCAATACGAGCAGCCGGCCCCGCACCCTGACCCTGGCCCTGGCCGCGCGGCCGATGCAGGTGAATGCGCCGCGTCAGTTCCTGGCCATTCCCGGCGGGGTCAGTCCGGTCGAGACGATCGCCTGGGACGGCGCCGAACTGAGGTTGAACGACGCGGTTCGCGTCCAGCCGCTGGCGACGCCCGATCATGTGGCGCTGGCGACCTTCGATGCGGGCGCCGACCCGCAATCCCTGATCCTGCCGTCGGCGCAGCGACAGGCGGCCGAGGCGGCGACGACCACCGACGCCACGGGTCTGGCCGCCGGCGCCCTGACCTATCAGGTGACGCTGCAGCCCGGCGAGACGCGCACGGTCGGCTGGGTTTCGCAACTGTCCGGCGAGGACCTGGCGCCCGAGCCGGTGGGGCAGGCGGCGGCTGTGCTGGACACCGTCGAGACGCGGCTGGCGGCCGAATGGCGGGCCAAGCTGGACCGGGTGGACCTGATCGTGCCGCCCGCCGCCCAGCGGATCGAGGACGCGCTGAAGTCCTCCCTGGCCCATATGCTGATGTCGCGTCAGGGGCCGATCCTGCAGCCCGGCACCCGCAGCTACAACCGTTCCTGGATACGCGACGGGGCCATGATGGCCGAGGGGCTGAACCGGCTGGGCATGGCCGAACATTCCGCTGATTATCTGCGCTGGTACGCCCCCTATGTGTTCGAGAACGGCAAGGTCCCGTGCTGCGTCGATGCGCGCGGCGCCGACCCGGTGCCCGAGAACGACAGCCATGGGGAGTTCGTCTTCCTGGCCGCCGAGACCTATCGCTACACCAAGGACGAGGCCCTGCTGCGTCAGGTCTGGCCCCAGGTGCAGAAGGCCGTAGCCTATATGGACGAGCTGCGCGCCTCCACCCGGACGACGGCGTTCCAGGCGACGGATCAGCGGCATCTGTACGGCCTGTTGCCGCCGACGATCAGTCATGAAGGCTATTCGGACAAGGCGGCCTATTCCTACTGGGACGATTTCTGGGGCCTGTTGGGTTACAAGGACGCGGTCTTCATCGCCGAGACGCTGGGCGACCCCGAGGCCGCCGCGCGTTACGCCGCCGCGCGCGATCAGTTCGCCGCCGACATCCGCGCCTCCATCACGGCCAGCGCGCGACATCACGGCATCGACTGGATCGCCGGGGCGGCGGATCGGGGGGATTTCGACGCCACCTCGACCACCATCGCCTTGTCGCCCGCCGGCGAAAAGGATGATCTTCCGCCCGAACTGCTGGCGCGAACCTTCGACCGGTATTGGGAAAACTTCCAGAACCGTCTGACCAACCGCACGGCGTGGAAGGACTACACCCCCTACGAATGGCGGCTGGTCGGGGCCTTCGTGCGGTTGGGCCAGAAGGATCGGGCGCTGGCGGTGCTGGACTTCCTGATGGCCGACCGGCGACCCGAGGCGTGGAACGGCTGGGCCGAAGTGGTGGGGCGCGAGAAGCGCGAGCCACGCTTCATCGGCGACATGCCCCACGCCTGGATCAGCTCGGACTACATCCGCTCTGCGCTTGACCTGTTCGCCTACGAGCGAGACCGGGATCATGCCCTGGTCCTGGCCGCAGGCGTGCCCGAAGCGTGGCTGGACACGCCGCAGGGCGTGGGCGTGCGGAACCTGCGAACGGCCTATGGGCCCTTGACCTACGCCTATCGCAGACAGGGGCGGGACCATGTGCTGACGATCCAGCCGGGCGCCGCGCCGCCGGGCGGCTTCGTCCTGCAATGGCCGGCGGGCGAGGGACGGCCCCGCACGGCGGCCATCGACGGGCGCGCGGCCGCCTGGGCGGGCGACGAGTTGAAGATTCCCGGCGATGCGCGCCGAGTCGTGCTGCGCTGA
- a CDS encoding carbohydrate ABC transporter permease: protein MKIRAILLNLAVALIALIVLFPLVWMAAVSFMATGEAATFPPPLWPRTWTLEHYRDLFVNQGMGRYMWNSFALATLATLLALGFTVPAGYAFAKLRFRGRERLFQLLVGALVVPAQIGTLPLFLMLKGMGLVNTYAGALVPWLASIFGLFLVRQYALSIPDEMLEAARIDGAGEGQIFRRVVLPTLQPIIVTLGLFVFLGSWNDFLWPLIILTDQSNYTLPVALASLSREHVQDVELMMAGAVVTVAPVLILFLALQRYYIRGMLAGSVKG, encoded by the coding sequence GTGAAAATTCGCGCGATCCTGCTGAACCTCGCCGTGGCCCTGATCGCCCTGATCGTCCTGTTCCCGCTGGTCTGGATGGCGGCGGTCAGCTTCATGGCGACGGGCGAGGCGGCGACCTTTCCGCCGCCGCTGTGGCCCAGGACATGGACGCTGGAGCATTATCGCGACCTGTTCGTGAACCAGGGAATGGGCCGCTATATGTGGAACAGTTTCGCCCTGGCGACCCTGGCGACCCTTCTGGCGCTGGGGTTCACCGTGCCGGCGGGCTACGCCTTCGCCAAGCTGAGGTTCCGGGGGCGAGAGCGGCTGTTCCAACTGCTGGTCGGCGCCCTGGTGGTGCCGGCGCAGATCGGCACCCTGCCGCTGTTTCTGATGCTGAAGGGAATGGGGCTGGTGAACACCTACGCCGGGGCGCTTGTGCCCTGGCTGGCGTCGATCTTCGGCCTGTTTCTGGTGCGCCAGTATGCGCTGAGCATTCCCGACGAAATGCTGGAGGCCGCCCGCATCGACGGCGCCGGCGAGGGACAGATTTTCCGCCGTGTGGTCCTGCCCACGCTGCAGCCGATCATCGTGACCCTGGGCCTGTTCGTCTTCCTGGGCAGTTGGAACGACTTCCTGTGGCCGCTGATCATCCTGACGGACCAGTCGAACTACACCCTGCCGGTCGCGCTGGCGTCCCTGTCGCGCGAGCATGTGCAGGACGTCGAACTGATGATGGCCGGGGCGGTCGTTACGGTCGCGCCCGTACTGATCCTCTTCCTGGCCCTGCAACGCTACTACATCCGCGGCATGCTCGCGGGCAGCGTGAAGGGCTGA
- a CDS encoding carbohydrate ABC transporter permease: MTVADPTLAKARAKVRPSRGSGARERAAWAFVAPALIAIGLFFAIPVIAALLLSLTDFDIYALANLDNLRFVGLQNYERLLTNPLFWGAMKNTLTFAVLGVQVSIAASLLAAVILNARVVRWRPIWRVMFFAPYVTTLVATAVVWRYLLHTRYGVINWGLTSIGLPAVDWLGDPSTSIPAILMFVVWKIFGYNMLIFLAVLQTVPDDLYEAARIDGAGPWKQFRHVTLPAIAPTLLLVSIISVASFFQLFAEPYVMTQGGPAQSTVTVLYFMYEEGFKWWNLGSASAVAFILFLCILAITLVQLAVAKRVGAYQ; the protein is encoded by the coding sequence ATGACCGTCGCCGATCCCACTCTGGCCAAGGCGAGGGCGAAGGTCAGGCCGTCGCGCGGAAGCGGCGCCCGCGAGCGGGCCGCCTGGGCCTTCGTCGCCCCGGCCCTGATCGCCATCGGCCTGTTCTTCGCCATCCCGGTGATCGCCGCCCTGCTGCTCAGCCTGACCGACTTCGACATCTACGCGCTGGCGAACCTGGACAATCTGCGTTTCGTCGGCCTGCAGAACTATGAGCGGCTGCTGACCAATCCCCTGTTCTGGGGGGCGATGAAGAACACCCTGACCTTTGCGGTTCTGGGCGTGCAGGTGTCCATCGCGGCGTCCTTGCTGGCCGCTGTGATCCTGAACGCGCGGGTGGTGAGGTGGCGGCCGATCTGGCGGGTCATGTTCTTCGCCCCCTATGTCACCACCCTGGTCGCGACGGCGGTGGTGTGGCGCTATCTGCTGCACACCCGGTACGGCGTCATCAACTGGGGTCTAACGAGCATTGGCCTGCCCGCCGTGGACTGGCTGGGCGATCCGTCGACCTCCATTCCCGCCATCCTGATGTTCGTGGTCTGGAAGATATTCGGTTACAATATGCTGATCTTCCTGGCGGTGCTTCAGACCGTGCCGGACGACCTGTACGAGGCCGCGCGCATCGACGGGGCCGGGCCGTGGAAGCAGTTCCGCCATGTCACCCTGCCGGCCATAGCGCCGACCCTGCTGCTGGTCTCGATCATCTCGGTCGCCAGCTTCTTCCAGCTGTTCGCCGAACCCTATGTGATGACGCAGGGCGGGCCGGCCCAGAGCACGGTGACGGTGCTGTATTTCATGTACGAGGAAGGCTTCAAATGGTGGAACCTGGGGTCCGCCAGCGCGGTCGCCTTCATCCTGTTTCTGTGCATTCTGGCCATCACCCTGGTGCAGTTGGCGGTGGCGAAGAGGGTGGGGGCGTATCAGTGA
- a CDS encoding sugar ABC transporter substrate-binding protein — protein sequence MNSGPHRRGALALLAGGATAACTPRRSGEIVLRFWAMGNEGGTVGQLTPEFERRNPGVRVQVQPLPWTAAHEKLLTAYAGASLPDVSQIGNTWVAELTAIGALSPTPPQAADLLTDQFPAVLETNEIGGRAMTTPWYVDTRLLFYRRDLLARAGFEAPPETWAEWKRAMHGAKRAVGAGNFAILLPLNEFEQLLTFGLQIDAPLLRDQDTRGNFSSPGFVAALAFYKSLFDEQLAPVASSTQISNVWTEFANGYFSFYFSGPWSVGDFRSKLPASFQPNWATAGVPGPNGLGASAPGGSSLAVFRSSPHQEAAWALVRYLSEPQVQARFNQIVGDLPARQSAWDIAGVERDPMLAPFRGQLARAKAVPKAPEWERIVTEMQIVAERMVRGEYTPETAAAEIDRRVDRLLEKRRWMLEQGRAV from the coding sequence ATGAATTCAGGCCCGCACAGAAGGGGGGCGCTGGCCCTGCTGGCGGGCGGGGCGACGGCGGCCTGCACCCCGCGCCGGTCCGGCGAGATCGTGCTGCGCTTCTGGGCCATGGGCAACGAGGGCGGGACCGTCGGCCAGCTGACGCCCGAGTTCGAGCGGCGCAATCCCGGCGTTCGGGTCCAGGTCCAGCCCCTGCCGTGGACGGCGGCGCATGAGAAGCTGCTGACCGCCTATGCCGGGGCCTCCCTGCCGGACGTCAGCCAGATCGGCAACACCTGGGTGGCCGAACTGACGGCCATCGGCGCCCTGTCGCCCACGCCGCCCCAGGCCGCCGACCTGCTGACCGACCAGTTTCCGGCCGTGCTGGAAACCAACGAGATCGGCGGCCGGGCCATGACGACGCCCTGGTATGTGGACACGCGGCTGCTGTTCTATCGCAGGGACCTGCTGGCGCGGGCCGGGTTCGAGGCGCCGCCCGAGACCTGGGCCGAGTGGAAGCGCGCCATGCACGGGGCGAAGCGGGCGGTGGGCGCCGGCAATTTCGCCATTCTGCTGCCGCTGAACGAGTTCGAGCAGCTTCTGACCTTCGGGCTTCAGATCGACGCGCCCCTGCTGAGGGACCAGGACACGAGGGGAAACTTCTCCAGTCCGGGCTTCGTCGCGGCCCTGGCCTTCTACAAGAGTCTGTTCGACGAGCAGTTGGCGCCCGTCGCCTCGTCCACGCAGATTTCGAACGTCTGGACCGAGTTCGCCAACGGCTATTTCAGCTTCTACTTTTCCGGTCCGTGGAGCGTGGGGGACTTCCGCAGCAAGCTGCCGGCCTCCTTCCAGCCGAACTGGGCCACGGCGGGCGTGCCGGGGCCGAACGGTCTGGGGGCCTCTGCGCCCGGCGGGTCCAGTCTGGCGGTGTTCCGGTCATCGCCCCATCAGGAGGCGGCCTGGGCCCTGGTGCGCTATCTGTCCGAGCCGCAGGTCCAGGCGCGGTTCAACCAGATCGTGGGCGATCTGCCGGCGCGCCAGAGCGCCTGGGACATCGCGGGCGTCGAACGCGACCCGATGCTGGCGCCGTTCCGGGGGCAACTGGCGCGCGCCAAGGCCGTGCCCAAGGCGCCCGAATGGGAGCGGATCGTGACCGAGATGCAGATCGTCGCCGAACGGATGGTGCGTGGGGAATACACGCCCGAGACCGCCGCCGCCGAGATCGACCGCCGTGTCGATCGGCTGCTGGAGAAACGCCGCTGGATGCTGGAACAAGGCAGGGCCGTATGA
- a CDS encoding glucoamylase family protein, translating into MRTTTGAAALAAGFPVMAAAQQRATGAVNGTQRRPLRLDREIEELQERTFRWFEKVTDRRTGLTPDRWPTPSFCSVAAVGFALTCWPVGVERGWMSRDEARERTLTTIRFFSDLPQGPEPTGTAGYKGFFYHFLDMETGLRYRTNELSTVDTALLMGGILFAARYFSGEHPDEVEIRQKAQALYERIEWPWAVIRDNRITMGWHPESGFIPSDWHVYNEGMLVLLLAIGSPTHPVSVNVWHEWAASYDASWTDRWGSWHLNFAPIFGHQYSHMFIDFRGVQDAWMRGQTAQLGEYLDYFENSRRAVYAQQKYAHDNPGGWAGYSSEVWGLTACDGPGDFRQVVDGREREFFSYSARGPGDRDDGTIAPTAAASSIAFAPEIVVPCVKAMKRKYGASVYTEWGFLDSFNPTLTVRDGPLQHGRIVEGLGWVDGDYLGIDQGPIVIMTENHRSEFVWRHMRGEPNLRRALEIAGFTGGWLNG; encoded by the coding sequence ATGCGGACAACCACCGGCGCGGCGGCTCTGGCCGCTGGATTTCCGGTGATGGCGGCGGCGCAGCAGAGGGCGACGGGGGCGGTCAATGGAACGCAGCGGCGGCCGCTGAGGCTGGACCGCGAGATCGAGGAGTTGCAGGAGCGGACCTTCCGCTGGTTCGAGAAGGTCACGGATCGGCGCACGGGTCTGACGCCGGATCGGTGGCCGACGCCGTCCTTCTGCTCGGTGGCGGCGGTGGGTTTCGCCCTGACCTGCTGGCCCGTGGGGGTCGAGCGCGGCTGGATGAGCCGGGACGAGGCGCGCGAGCGGACCCTGACCACCATCCGCTTCTTCTCCGACCTGCCGCAGGGGCCGGAGCCCACGGGCACGGCGGGCTACAAGGGCTTCTTCTATCATTTCCTGGATATGGAGACGGGGCTTCGTTACCGGACCAACGAACTGTCGACCGTGGACACGGCGCTGCTGATGGGCGGCATCCTGTTCGCCGCGCGCTATTTCAGCGGCGAACACCCGGACGAGGTCGAAATCCGGCAGAAGGCCCAGGCCCTGTACGAACGGATCGAATGGCCCTGGGCGGTCATCCGCGACAATCGCATCACCATGGGCTGGCATCCCGAGAGCGGCTTCATCCCCTCGGACTGGCACGTCTATAACGAGGGGATGCTGGTGCTGCTGCTGGCCATCGGCAGCCCGACCCATCCGGTCTCGGTCAATGTCTGGCACGAATGGGCCGCCAGCTACGACGCCAGCTGGACCGACCGCTGGGGCAGCTGGCATCTGAATTTCGCGCCCATCTTCGGGCACCAGTACAGCCATATGTTCATCGACTTCCGCGGCGTTCAGGACGCCTGGATGCGCGGGCAGACGGCGCAACTGGGCGAGTATCTGGACTATTTCGAGAACAGCCGCCGCGCGGTGTACGCCCAGCAGAAATACGCCCACGACAATCCGGGCGGCTGGGCGGGCTATTCGTCCGAAGTCTGGGGGCTGACGGCCTGCGACGGGCCGGGCGATTTCAGACAGGTCGTCGACGGCCGGGAACGCGAGTTCTTCAGCTATTCGGCGCGCGGGCCCGGCGACCGCGACGACGGCACCATCGCCCCCACGGCGGCCGCCAGCTCCATCGCCTTCGCGCCCGAGATCGTCGTGCCCTGCGTCAAGGCGATGAAGCGGAAGTACGGCGCGAGCGTCTATACCGAGTGGGGATTCCTCGACAGTTTCAATCCGACGCTGACGGTGCGCGACGGACCGTTGCAGCACGGCCGGATCGTGGAGGGCCTGGGCTGGGTCGACGGCGACTATCTGGGCATCGACCAGGGGCCGATCGTCATCATGACCGAGAACCACAGGTCCGAGTTCGTCTGGCGCCATATGCGGGGCGAGCCGAACCTGCGCCGGGCGCTGGAGATCGCGGGCTTCACCGGCGGCTGGTTGAACGGATGA